AGCATATGCCAGTAGGCTACCATGGAAGATCCTCCAGCATTATTCCTTCGGGTACGCCTATCTATCGACCCAAGGGACAGTTCAAAACTCCAGAAATGGACCTTCCTGGTTTCGGCCCCAGCAAGAAGCTTGATTTTGAACTGGAGGTAGCTTTTATCACCGGGAAATCTACCAAGCAAGGTGACTCAGTTTCTACTGCAGATGCTGAAGATTACATTTTTGGTTTTGTGCTTTTCAATGATTGGTCTGCGCGAGATATTCAGGCTTGGGAATATGTGCCTCTAGGTCCATTTTTGGGTAAAAACTTTGCATCTTCTATTTCTCCATGGGTGGTGACCTTGGAGGCTTTGGAGCATTTCAAAGTAGGAGGCCCGGTTCAGGAGCCAGAAGTGTTGCCCTATCTGAGATGTGAAGAGTCGCATAGCTTTGATATCAATTTGGAGGTATATATCCAGCCGGATGGAAAAAAAGCCTCGAAAGTGTCTAGTTCGAATTATAAAAATATGTACTGGAATGTGGCTCAACAACTCGCCCATCAGACCATCAACGGCTGCAATATCAATGTGGGCGATATGATGTCTTCAGGTACCATCTCTGGAGAGGAATCCGGTTCCTATGGCTCTATGCTGGAGCTTTCATGGAATGGCAAGGAAAAAATAAAGCTGGA
This genomic window from Algoriphagus sp. TR-M9 contains:
- the fahA gene encoding fumarylacetoacetase: MSDSTTNTLNTWVEVSKNSDFTIYNLPFGVFKNKRLSPRTGIAIGDKIVDLSVLDQEGFFSDMFLPEGIFLNESLNKLISLGKVQTKKIRERVQNLLLADNEKLRDHSARGKVMVNRKEAEMLLPVEIGDYTDFYSSMEHATNVGKIFRDPENALLPNWKHMPVGYHGRSSSIIPSGTPIYRPKGQFKTPEMDLPGFGPSKKLDFELEVAFITGKSTKQGDSVSTADAEDYIFGFVLFNDWSARDIQAWEYVPLGPFLGKNFASSISPWVVTLEALEHFKVGGPVQEPEVLPYLRCEESHSFDINLEVYIQPDGKKASKVSSSNYKNMYWNVAQQLAHQTINGCNINVGDMMSSGTISGEESGSYGSMLELSWNGKEKIKLEEGEERAFIEDGDTVIMKGFAEKDGVRIGFGEVKTKVLPAK